The genomic segment AAAAATAACGGTATCTTTCACCCGATTGAATATGTAATTAGCAAAAAAATGACGATCCCGACTACAGGAGAAATCATTCCATTCACATCATATGAAACAGGCCTGCTGCGTCACGGGACTGCTGATCCTGCATCTGACCAGTTTGACTCTTTATCCGATTTCTATATATCTGACGGGATGGTTGAATTCCGTATTCCATGGTTGTTACTTAATATAAAAGATCCTAGCTTAAAAGAAGTTTTTGGAGATATCTGGAGTAAGGGAATTGAAGCAAGTGAGTTTATTGATGGAATTCGATTTGCCGTTGTTGTTTCAGAACCAGACGGCAAGATTGTTAACTCATTCCCTGTGCTAAGAAATAACTCGCTAAATGCAACGGAGATGGCTAACTATACTTGGGACAACTGGGAAGTTCGTCCATATAGAGAACGCTTGAAAACATCTTATTATATTATGCAGCAATTATTTGAGCAGTATTAAGATAGCATGGGCCCAGTTGGGCTCATGCTTTTTTTGATTTAGTCTGTTTTCAGGGCGGCGCGGTGAAATGATCGAATAATTGACTCAAATGATAGAATAGCCCCTATGAATGCTCGAATAGTCCGTTGAAATGATCGAATAACTACTCCAATTGATCGAATAGCACGGCAAATGCATATTATACGCCTAAATATTAGCTCCTTCTCATGCAAAAATACCCCTTAACTAAGTTAAGGGGTACCTCTATTTATAATTATTGACTTGTTTTATTGCGATTGCGCTTTTTAAAGCTGCGCTCTGCGTTGTTTCTTGGTGGACGTCCTTCGCCTTCTTTACGAGGACGGCTACCGCCACCTCCACCGCCACCGCGGTTACGATCACGGTCTCGGTCTCTTCCTCCACCACTGCCGCCGCCACGGTAATTTCCACCGCCGCCGCCTTTTTTACCATCAAAGTGCGCTTTTTTCACACGAAGTGGCGCTTCACCTGTAATCTTAACAGGAGTAGTGTTTGGTTCTTTCACAAGCATCTTTAACGCTGCTGCAACAAGTGTTACAGAATCAATTTCTTCTAGTAACTGCTCAGCACTATTCTTGTATGCTAAATATTCTTTTTCTTCGACTGTTTCTAAAAGCTTATCGATCGTTAAACGTTGTTGTCCTTCAATTGCCTCAGCAAATGTTGGAACATTGATACGAGTAATTTTACGATTCGTCATTTTCTCAATTGACTTCAAGTGGTCAATCTCTCTTGGTGTAACAAACATAAGTGCTAAACCTGTTTTACCAGCACGACCTGTACGACCGATACGGTGAACATAGCTTTCAGGATCTTGAGGAATATCAAAGTTATAAACGTGAGTAACACCACTAACATCAATCCCACGAGCAGCTACGTCTGTTGCTACAAGCACTTCAATTGTTGACTCTTTAAACTTACGGATAACACTGTCACGTTTTGCTTGGTTTAAATCGCCATGGATCCCCTCAGCAATATACCCACGCTTAAGTAGCGCTTCTGAAAGCTCATCAACACGACGCTTTGTACGACCAAAGACAATCGCAAGTTCTGGCGTATGAATATCAAGCATACGACAAAGTGCATCGAACTTTTGCTTTTCTGCTAATTCCATATATTGTTGCTCAATGTTTTCAACTGTCATTTCTTTTGCTTTAACTGTAATAAATTCAGGCTCACGTAAGAATTTTTGCGCAAGTGCTTGAATACGTTTCGGCATCGTTGCTGAGAACAACAATGTTTGGCGAGATTCAGGAACCTCAGCTAAAATTGTTTCAATATCCTCAACAAAGCCCATATTTAACATTTCATCTGCTTCATCAAGAACAACGATGCTAATTGATTGTAAACGAATCGTTTTACGACGCATATGGTCCATAAAGCGTCCTGGTGTTGCTACAATAATTTGCGGGCGTTGCTTAAGGGCGCGCATTTGACGGCTAATATCTTGGCCACCGTAGATTGGTAAAGCTTTAACTCCCTTAAAGTTACCGATTTTATTTAGTTCTTCAGCGATCTGAACCGCTAATTCTCTTGTTGGTGTCAAAATAACTGACTGAATATCAGGATCATTCGTATTTGCTTTCTCAATTAACGGAATCCCAAATGCAGCTGTTTTCCCCGTTCCTGTTTGTGCTTGCCCAACTAAATCTTTTCCTGAGATTGCTGTTGGAATTGTTTGAGCTTGAATTGGTGTTGCCTCCTCAAACCCCATATCTGATATTGCGCGAATAATTTGTTGGTCTAAACCAAAGTCATTAAAAGTTGCCAAATTCATTTCTCCTTTAAAATTGTTTTTTTTATCCCTTCTGACGGGCGGTATAAGAGGTTGACTCCAGAAACTTAGCTGCTAAGTTAGCAGCTAAGTTTACTCGACTAGCTTTTTTATATGTTGGTTATAAAAATATAGTGCCCAACTTTTGAACACTTACCATCAGAGAATTTTCTCTGCAACAAGTCAACCCCATAACCGCCCATTAGAAACGATCGTTTCTAATTTGTTTGCATCAATTAAGTCATTCCCCATAATTACAATTTGTAACCATGAAATAGAAAAAACAATGCAACTTTCCTATCTTACTACTTTTTTACAATTAAATAAAGGATTATTTTCAGGATAAACTAATTTTGTTCATTATTTAGTAAAGGGAGTTGTTCAAATGGACTTACAAACTGGTAGATTTTATTGGCCAACAACGATTGGTCATCATCCTAATTATCCTCAACTAGAAGAAGACCTTACATGTGACGTTTTAATTATCGGTGGCGGTAGTTCAGGTGCCCAGTGCGCCTATTATTTATCGCAATACGATCTAGACGTAGTTGTTGTTGATAAGCGAGAAATTGGCTCAGGAAGTACTTCTGCAAATACAGCTTTAATTCAATATTCTGGTGACAAAATGTTTTTCGAGTTAGCCAACACTTTTGGCGAAGACCGCGCTGCACGACATCTTAAGATTTGTCAAAAAGCAATTGATGAAATTGAAAAATTAGCTAAAGATATTCCTATCGATTGCCATTTCACAAGAAGAGATAGTCTTTATTATGCTAGCTCACAAGATGATGTAAAGAAAATTGATCAAGAATATCAGCTTCTAAAAAAGCATGACTTTGATGTTGTTTATATGACGGAAGCGGAGCTTATAAAGCTATACCCTTTTCAAACTCCCGCAGCTATCTACTCCTATAACGATGCTGAATTAAATCCGCTAGCATTTACATACGGACTTTTAGAAAAAGCGAAGAGCAATGGAGTTAAGATTTTTTCAAACACTGAGGTAATTCGAAAAAAAGCTGAAGAAGATTATGTCCAATATTTTACGACGAGTCAAAAATTGATTAAGGCCAAAAAAGTAATCGTTGCTGCTGGCTATGAGGGTTTAGAGGTTAAAAAAGAAAAGAATGCTCTCATTACAAGTTCGTATGCCATCATCTCTAAGCCTGTTGAAGAATTCTGGCATAAGCGCACTTTAATTTGGGAAACTGCGCGCCCTTACTTTTATATGAGAACAACTCCAGACAATCGAATTATCTTCGGTGGCCTTGATGAGACAACAGAATTTGCTGACCGACGGAACTCCATGCTTTTACATAAGCGTGATTTGTTAGTAAAAGAATTTACTAAATTGTTCCCTAGTATTAAATTTGAACCTGAATTCTACTTGGCAGCTTTTTACGGCGGCACTCATGATGGTATGCCGATTTTGGGAATTTATGAAGATATCCCTAACAGTTATTTTCTCTATGGGTATGGGGATAACGGGACTGTATATAGTACAGTTCTTGCACAGATGATTAGTGAATTAATTGTTAAAGGTTCTCATCCGGATTTAGATTTATATATTCAAACAAGACCTACTCTTTCTAGTGTGATAAAATAACGTCAAAACAACGGAGAGGGTTTTGGTGTATGTTTGATTATCATGTACATTCATTATTTAGTGCTGATTCAAAAATGAAAATGGAAGATGCTTGCCAGGCTGCGATTTCTGCTGGTGTAAAAGAAATAGCATTTACTGAACATATTGATTACTTTTACCCAAATTGTGATTTAATCTTTGATTTTGATTATGCCGAGTATGGCAAGGCTGTTGATGAGGTAAGGTTACAGTTCCAGGATAAGCTTACCGTTCTAAAAGCGGTCGAAATTGGCATTCACCCTTTCAAGCATGTTGAAAATCAAGCATTTGCCAACGAAAACTTTTTCGACTTTATCATCGGTTCAGTTCATCTGGCTGACGATAAAGATTTACATAATGGCGACTACTTTGAAGGTAAGAGCTTGAATGAAGCGGTTGAGACGTATTTTTTAACAATTAATCAATATGTCAAAGAGTTTCATGATTTTAACGTCTTAGGTCATTTAACTTTGATTAAGCGTTACTTGCATTTTGTAAAATCTCATTGGACTGATGTTCGCTGGGCGAATTACTATGACATTATTGAAGATACGTTCAAGGCGTTAATTGACTCGGGCAGAGGCATTGAGGTCAATATGTCTGGCTTCCGGTACCGGATTGATTGCGCGTTGCCAGACCTGCCTTTTTTGAAGCTGTATAAGGAGACTGGCGGCGAGATTATTACCGTTGGGACAGACGCTCATAGCAAGCATTTTGTTGGAAAGCATTTAGATTTAGGGTATGAGCTACTCCAGAGTGCAGGATTTAAGTATGTGACGACTTTTCGAGAGCGTAAGCCGAGGTTTGTTCAATTAAAATAAAACAAGGGGCTGACAATGGTGTCGGCCCCTCATTTCTTTATGCCTGAATTTCAATTTGTTGCTCTGGGTTATTGTAAATGTCAGTATCAATTTCACCAGTTACTTTACTTGTTACAAGCCCCGCTGTCATACTTCCGCTAACATTTAAAGCGGTACGCCCCATATCAATGAGTGGTTCAACAGAGATTAAAAGCCCCGCTAGAGCAATTGGTAAATCGAGGGCTGATAGAACGAGAAGTGCTGCAAATGTGGCTCCTCCACCAACACCAGCTACACCGAAAGAGCTAATCGCAACAATTGCTAGTAACATCGCCAAGAAACCAGGATCTAAAGGATTTATTCCTACTGTTGGCGCAATAATAACTGCTAACATCGCCGGATAAACCCCTGCACAACCATTTTGTCCGATTGATAGCCCGAACGAGCCTGCAAAGTTGGCAATACCATCTGATACACCTAATTTCTTTTGAGTAGCAATATTCATTGGTAGCGCCCCAGCACTTGTACGCGATGTAAAGGCGAACGCTAACACCGGAAATGCTTTTTTCATATAAGTTATTGGGTTTAAACCAAC from the Anaerobacillus alkaliphilus genome contains:
- a CDS encoding DEAD/DEAH box helicase, producing the protein MATFNDFGLDQQIIRAISDMGFEEATPIQAQTIPTAISGKDLVGQAQTGTGKTAAFGIPLIEKANTNDPDIQSVILTPTRELAVQIAEELNKIGNFKGVKALPIYGGQDISRQMRALKQRPQIIVATPGRFMDHMRRKTIRLQSISIVVLDEADEMLNMGFVEDIETILAEVPESRQTLLFSATMPKRIQALAQKFLREPEFITVKAKEMTVENIEQQYMELAEKQKFDALCRMLDIHTPELAIVFGRTKRRVDELSEALLKRGYIAEGIHGDLNQAKRDSVIRKFKESTIEVLVATDVAARGIDVSGVTHVYNFDIPQDPESYVHRIGRTGRAGKTGLALMFVTPREIDHLKSIEKMTNRKITRINVPTFAEAIEGQQRLTIDKLLETVEEKEYLAYKNSAEQLLEEIDSVTLVAAALKMLVKEPNTTPVKITGEAPLRVKKAHFDGKKGGGGGNYRGGGSGGGRDRDRDRNRGGGGGGGSRPRKEGEGRPPRNNAERSFKKRNRNKTSQ
- a CDS encoding histidinol-phosphatase HisJ family protein, whose translation is MFDYHVHSLFSADSKMKMEDACQAAISAGVKEIAFTEHIDYFYPNCDLIFDFDYAEYGKAVDEVRLQFQDKLTVLKAVEIGIHPFKHVENQAFANENFFDFIIGSVHLADDKDLHNGDYFEGKSLNEAVETYFLTINQYVKEFHDFNVLGHLTLIKRYLHFVKSHWTDVRWANYYDIIEDTFKALIDSGRGIEVNMSGFRYRIDCALPDLPFLKLYKETGGEIITVGTDAHSKHFVGKHLDLGYELLQSAGFKYVTTFRERKPRFVQLK
- a CDS encoding NAD(P)/FAD-dependent oxidoreductase, with the protein product MDLQTGRFYWPTTIGHHPNYPQLEEDLTCDVLIIGGGSSGAQCAYYLSQYDLDVVVVDKREIGSGSTSANTALIQYSGDKMFFELANTFGEDRAARHLKICQKAIDEIEKLAKDIPIDCHFTRRDSLYYASSQDDVKKIDQEYQLLKKHDFDVVYMTEAELIKLYPFQTPAAIYSYNDAELNPLAFTYGLLEKAKSNGVKIFSNTEVIRKKAEEDYVQYFTTSQKLIKAKKVIVAAGYEGLEVKKEKNALITSSYAIISKPVEEFWHKRTLIWETARPYFYMRTTPDNRIIFGGLDETTEFADRRNSMLLHKRDLLVKEFTKLFPSIKFEPEFYLAAFYGGTHDGMPILGIYEDIPNSYFLYGYGDNGTVYSTVLAQMISELIVKGSHPDLDLYIQTRPTLSSVIK